One Coffea arabica cultivar ET-39 chromosome 5c, Coffea Arabica ET-39 HiFi, whole genome shotgun sequence DNA window includes the following coding sequences:
- the LOC113690766 gene encoding tyrosine--tRNA ligase 1, cytoplasmic isoform X2 encodes MSLEERFRIVRSVGEECIQEDELLNLLEKKPQPVCYDGFEPSGRMHIAQGVMKAINVNKLTSAGCKVKIWIADWFAQLNNKMGGDLKKIKVVGEYLIEIWKAVGMNLEGGQVEFLWSSDEINSRANEYWPLVMDIARRNKLPRIVRCCQIMGRNEQDELTAAQIFYPCMQCADIFFLKADICQLGMDQRKVNVLAREYCDDIKRKNKPIILSHHMLPGLQQGQEKMSKSDPSSSIYMEDEEAEVNLKIRKAYCPPQVAAGNPCLEYIKYVILPWFNEFKVERSPQNGGDKIYKTFEELAVDYESGELHPGDVKPALAKSLNKILQPVRDHFKNDANARELLRRVKSYKVTK; translated from the exons ATGAGCTTAGAGGAGAGGTTCAGGATTGTCAGGAGTGTGGGGGAAGAGTGTATTCAAGAGGATGAACTGTTGAACCTTTTGGAGAAGAAGCCCCAGCCTGTTTGCTATGATGGTTTTGAGCCATCTGGCAGAATGCACATCGCTCAG GGAGTCATGAAGGCAATCAATGTGAACAAACTGACTTCTGCTGGTTGCAAGGTCAAAATTTGGATAGCAGACTGGTTTGCCCAGTTAAACAACAAAATGggtggtgatttgaaaaaaatcaaAGTTGTTGGGGAATACTTAATTGAGATTTGGAAAGCTGTGGGGATGAATTTGGAAGGCGGTCAGGTAGAGTTTTTGTGGTCCTCTGATGAAATAAATTCCAGAGCCAATGAGTATTGGCCCTTGGTAATGGACATAGCACGGAGGAACAAGCTTCCCAGGATAGTCAG GTGCTGCCAGATTATGGGTCGTAATGAGCAAGATGAATTGACTGCTGCTCAAATTTTTTACCCTTGCATGCAGTGCGCAGACATATTCTTCCTCAAG GCTGACATCTGTCAATTGGGAATGGATCAGCGCAAAGTGAATGTTCTCGCAAGGGAGTACTGTGATGATATTAAGAGGAAAAATAAACCTATCATTTTGTCCCATC ACATGCTGCCTGGCCTACAGCAGGGGCAGGAGAAGATGTCAAAGAGTGACCCATCTTCTTCTATATACATGGAGGATGAAGAG GCGGAGGTTAATCTCAAGATAAGAAAGGCATACTGCCCTCCACAAGTTGCAGCAGGGAATCCTTGTCTTGAGTACATAAAATATGTAATCTTACCTTGGTTCAATGAGTTCAAGGTTGAGCGCAGTCCTCaaaatggtggtgacaa gatCTACAAGACTTTTGAAGAATTAGCTGTTGATTATGAAAGTGGTGAACTGCACCCAGGTGATGTCAAACCTGCGCTAGCTAAATCGTTGAACAAAATACTCCAG CCCGTTCGTGACCATTTTAAGAATGACGCAAACGCTAGAGAGCTACTGAGAAGGGTGAAG AGTTACAAGGTCACTAAATGA
- the LOC113689789 gene encoding gibberellin 2-beta-dioxygenase 1 translates to MVVLPTQAMEQFSLVKNSCKATTLFPGIPLIDLSKPDSKHLLVKACEEFGFCKVINHGVPTEFISKLESEAIKFFSLPLSEKEKAGPPDPFGYGNKMIGPNGDVGWVEYILLTTNPGFNYQKFESVFGVTPEKFQGAVNDYISAVKNMACSILEQLAEGLNIQPQTVFSKLLMDEQSDSVFRLNHYPPCPDLQELHGRNLIGFGEHTDPQIISVLRSNNTSGLQIALKDGSWISVPPDQNSFFINVGDSMQVLTNGRFKSVRHRVLANSSKSRVSMIYFGGPPLSEKIAPLPSLMEGEDSLYKEFTWFEYKKSAYKSRLADNRLGLFEKIAAS, encoded by the exons atggtggtATTGCCTACACAAGCAATGGAACAGTTCAGCTTAGTCAAGAACTCGTGTAAAGCTACCACATTATTCCCTGGGATTCCATTGATAGACCTCTCAAAACCGGACTCCAAGCACCTTCTTGTGAAGGCGTGCGAAGAATTTGGATTCTGTAAAGTCATCAATCATGGTGTTCCCACTGAATTCATATCCAAACTTGAGTCTGAAGCCATCAAGTTCTTCTCTTTGCCCCTGTCTGAGAAGGAAAAAGCGGGGCCCCCTGACCCTTTCGGCTATGGTAACAAGATGATTGGGCCAAATGGCGACGTGGGTTGGGTTGAATACATCCTCTTAACGACCAACCCTGGATTCAATTACCAAAAGTTCGAATCAGTTTTTGGCGTCACCCCAGAGAAGTTTCA GGGTGCTGTAAATGATTATATATCGGCAGTGAAGAACATGGCCTGTTCAATTCTCGAACAATTGGCTGAAGGGTTGAATATTCAGCCACAGACTGTGTTCAGCAAGCTGTTGATGGATGAACAGAGTGACTCTGTTTTCAGGCTAAATCACTACCCACCCTGCCCTGACCTTCAAGAACTGCATGGCAGGAATTTAATTGGATTTGGAGAACACACTGACCCACAAATCATATCTGTTTTGCGATCCAACAACACTTCTGGCCTTCAAATCGCATTGAAGGATGGAAGTTGGATTTCAGTTCCACCTGATCAAAATTCTTTCTTTATCAACGTTGGTGACTCAATGCAG gtttTGACAAATGGGAGGTTTAAAAGTGTGAGGCATAGAGTATTGGCCAACAGTTCcaaatcaagggtctcaatgaTTTATTTCGGAGGACCACCTTTGAGTGAGAAGATAGCTCCTTTGCCTTCACTTATGGAAGGCGAAGACAGCTTGTACAAGGAGTTTACATGGTTTGAGTACAAAAAGTCTGCATACAAGTCAAGATTGGCTGATAATAGACTTGGTCTCTTCGAGAAAATTGCAGCCTCATAA
- the LOC113690766 gene encoding tyrosine--tRNA ligase 1, cytoplasmic isoform X1 — MDETAIPPSESVASLSVSAPPPPQTSSSQMSLEERFRIVRSVGEECIQEDELLNLLEKKPQPVCYDGFEPSGRMHIAQGVMKAINVNKLTSAGCKVKIWIADWFAQLNNKMGGDLKKIKVVGEYLIEIWKAVGMNLEGGQVEFLWSSDEINSRANEYWPLVMDIARRNKLPRIVRCCQIMGRNEQDELTAAQIFYPCMQCADIFFLKADICQLGMDQRKVNVLAREYCDDIKRKNKPIILSHHMLPGLQQGQEKMSKSDPSSSIYMEDEEAEVNLKIRKAYCPPQVAAGNPCLEYIKYVILPWFNEFKVERSPQNGGDKIYKTFEELAVDYESGELHPGDVKPALAKSLNKILQPVRDHFKNDANARELLRRVKSYKVTK, encoded by the exons ATGGACGAAACTGCCATTCCTCCGTCGGAATCCGTGGCGTCTCTCTCGGTTTCCGCTCCGCCCCCTCCCCAAACCTCCTCCTCACA GATGAGCTTAGAGGAGAGGTTCAGGATTGTCAGGAGTGTGGGGGAAGAGTGTATTCAAGAGGATGAACTGTTGAACCTTTTGGAGAAGAAGCCCCAGCCTGTTTGCTATGATGGTTTTGAGCCATCTGGCAGAATGCACATCGCTCAG GGAGTCATGAAGGCAATCAATGTGAACAAACTGACTTCTGCTGGTTGCAAGGTCAAAATTTGGATAGCAGACTGGTTTGCCCAGTTAAACAACAAAATGggtggtgatttgaaaaaaatcaaAGTTGTTGGGGAATACTTAATTGAGATTTGGAAAGCTGTGGGGATGAATTTGGAAGGCGGTCAGGTAGAGTTTTTGTGGTCCTCTGATGAAATAAATTCCAGAGCCAATGAGTATTGGCCCTTGGTAATGGACATAGCACGGAGGAACAAGCTTCCCAGGATAGTCAG GTGCTGCCAGATTATGGGTCGTAATGAGCAAGATGAATTGACTGCTGCTCAAATTTTTTACCCTTGCATGCAGTGCGCAGACATATTCTTCCTCAAG GCTGACATCTGTCAATTGGGAATGGATCAGCGCAAAGTGAATGTTCTCGCAAGGGAGTACTGTGATGATATTAAGAGGAAAAATAAACCTATCATTTTGTCCCATC ACATGCTGCCTGGCCTACAGCAGGGGCAGGAGAAGATGTCAAAGAGTGACCCATCTTCTTCTATATACATGGAGGATGAAGAG GCGGAGGTTAATCTCAAGATAAGAAAGGCATACTGCCCTCCACAAGTTGCAGCAGGGAATCCTTGTCTTGAGTACATAAAATATGTAATCTTACCTTGGTTCAATGAGTTCAAGGTTGAGCGCAGTCCTCaaaatggtggtgacaa gatCTACAAGACTTTTGAAGAATTAGCTGTTGATTATGAAAGTGGTGAACTGCACCCAGGTGATGTCAAACCTGCGCTAGCTAAATCGTTGAACAAAATACTCCAG CCCGTTCGTGACCATTTTAAGAATGACGCAAACGCTAGAGAGCTACTGAGAAGGGTGAAG AGTTACAAGGTCACTAAATGA
- the LOC140007817 gene encoding uncharacterized protein has protein sequence MGERKVLNKYYPPDFDPAKIPRRRQPKNQQMKVRMMLPMSIRCNTCGNYIYKGTKFNSRKEDVIGENYLGIQIFRFYFKCTRCSAEITYKTDPKNSDYVVESGATRNFEPWRAEDEQVESEKRKRDSEEMGDAMKSLENRTLDSKREMDILAALDEVKSMKSRQASVSVDAMLEVLQRANEEKERKLFEEDEALIRSIFKGSSESYVRRINDDDFDDEEDVASTVPASEEASNSVSKRKKLDEERLGNPTDTLSDGSALDKDKAGVSGSSNNGKSIFKSPLVRVSILKKPAADSNGSKANEGEETNQKADHNQTVRSTGLQSLCQLYQSDEDD, from the exons ATGGGAGAACGGAAGGTTCTGAACAAGTACTATCCGCCGGATTTCGATCCGGCGAAGATTCCACGGCGGAGGCAACCGAAGAACCAGCAGATGAAAGTTCGGATGATGCTTCCTATGAGTATTCGCTGTAATACGTGCGGCAACTATATTTACAAAGGCACAAAGTTCAATTCAAGAAAGGAAGACGTTATCGGAGAG AACTACTTGGGAATTCAAATATTCAGATTCTATTTCAAGTGCACAAGGTGCTCAGCTGAGATTACGTACAAAACAGATCCAAAGAATTCTGATTATGTTGTCGAATCTGGCGCAACACGGAATTTTGAGCCCTGGCGTGCAGAGGATGAGCAAGTTGAGAGTGAGAAGAGGAAAAGAGATTCTGAAGAAATGGGGGATGCTATGAAATCATTGGAGAATAGAACGTTGGACTCAAAACGAGAAATGGATATACTTGCTGCATTGGATGAAGTGAAGTCCATGAAG TCAAGACAAGCAAGTGTCAGCGTAGATGCAATGCTGGAAGTTCTGCAACGTGCAAATGAGGAGAAA GAAAGGAAGCTGTTTGAAGAGGATGAAGCTCTCATAAGATCTATATTTAAG GGATCAAGTGAAAGCTATGTGCGAAGGATTAATGATGATGACTTTGATGACGAGGAGGATGTAGCTTCCACAGTTCCTGCCAGTGAAGAAGCATCAAATTCTGTTTCAAAG AGGAAAAAACTGGATGAAGAACGACTGGGCAACCCAACAGATACATTGTCAGATGGCAGTGCACTTGATAAAG ATAAAGCTGGTGTTTCTGGGTCTTCAAATAATGGAAAATCCATTTTCAAGTCGCCATTAGTGAGAGTATCTATTCTGAAGAAGCCAGCTGCAGATTCAAATGGCAGCAAAGCAAACGAAGGGGAAGAGACCAACCAAAAGGCAGATCACAATCAGACTGTTAGAAGCACTGGCTTGCAATCATTGTGCCAACTGTATCAGAGTGATGAAGATGATTAA